Proteins from a genomic interval of Lelliottia amnigena:
- the hnr gene encoding response regulator of RpoS — protein sequence MTQPLTGKHILIVEDEPVFRSLLDSWLSSLGATTTLATDGLDALEKLADMTPDLMICDIAMPRMNGLKLVEHLRNEGDQTPILVISATENMADIAKALRLGVQDVLLKPVKDLNRLRETVFACLYPNMFNSRVEEEERLFQDWDALVSNPHAAAKLLQELQPPVQQNISHCRVNYRQLVAADQPGLVLDIAPLSDTDLAFYCLDVTRAGDNGVLAALLLRALFNGLLQEQLSHQGQRLPELGTLLKQVNHLFRQANLPGQFPLLVGYYHSELKNLILVSAGLNATLNTGEHNIQVSNGVPLGTMGTTYLNQISHRCSSWQCQIWGAGGRLRLMLSTE from the coding sequence ATGACACAGCCATTGACCGGAAAACACATTTTAATAGTTGAAGACGAGCCCGTTTTCCGTTCGCTGTTGGATTCCTGGTTATCCTCTTTAGGCGCGACCACGACACTGGCTACTGATGGCCTGGATGCCCTGGAAAAATTAGCCGATATGACCCCGGATCTGATGATTTGCGATATCGCCATGCCGCGTATGAATGGCCTGAAGCTGGTTGAGCATTTACGCAATGAAGGTGATCAAACCCCGATCCTGGTTATCTCGGCGACTGAAAACATGGCCGATATCGCGAAAGCGCTGCGCCTCGGCGTACAAGATGTGCTGCTCAAACCCGTCAAAGATCTGAACAGATTGCGCGAAACCGTGTTCGCTTGCCTTTACCCGAATATGTTTAATTCTCGCGTAGAAGAAGAGGAGCGTCTTTTCCAGGACTGGGATGCGTTGGTCAGTAATCCGCATGCCGCCGCGAAATTATTACAAGAGCTTCAGCCGCCTGTTCAGCAAAATATATCGCATTGTCGCGTTAATTACCGTCAGTTGGTTGCCGCCGATCAGCCTGGACTGGTGCTCGATATCGCACCGCTCTCTGATACCGATCTCGCCTTTTATTGCCTGGATGTGACACGGGCCGGTGATAACGGGGTATTAGCAGCATTATTATTGCGGGCACTTTTTAATGGTCTCTTGCAGGAGCAACTCTCTCATCAGGGACAACGGCTTCCTGAATTAGGGACGCTGCTTAAACAAGTTAACCATCTTTTCCGCCAGGCCAATTTACCGGGACAGTTTCCGCTGTTAGTCGGTTATTACCATAGCGAGTTGAAAAACCTTATCCTGGTCTCCGCGGGCCTTAACGCCACGCTTAATACCGGTGAGCATAATATCCAGGTCAGTAATGGCGTGCCGTTAGGCACCATGGGGACGACATATTTGAACCAAATAAGCCATCGCTGTTCATCATGGCAGTGTCAAATTTGGGGCGCAGGCGGGCGTTTGCGCTTAATGTTGTCCACGGAATAA
- the rssA_2 gene encoding NTE family protein rssA, producing the protein MRKVKIGLALGSGAARGWSHIGVINALKRIGIDVDLVAGCSIGSLVGAAYACDKMPELESWVRSFSYWDVLRLMDLSWQRGGLLRGERVFNRFREIMPLDNFSHCQMPFGAVATNLSTGRELWFTEGDLHLAVRASCSMPGLMAPVPHNGYWLVDGGVVNPVPISLTRAMGADIVIAVDLQHDAHLMQQDLMPINVQSEEPDIDKLVWHERLRERLGRMAARKTVSAPTAMEIMTTSIQVLENRLKRNRMAGDPPDILIQPFCPQISTLDFHRADAAIAAGALAVEKKIDELLPLVRTAV; encoded by the coding sequence ATGAGAAAAGTAAAAATAGGTCTGGCGTTGGGCTCAGGCGCAGCGCGAGGCTGGTCACATATTGGCGTGATTAACGCATTAAAACGAATCGGTATTGACGTTGATCTTGTTGCAGGCTGCTCCATTGGTTCGTTGGTCGGAGCCGCCTACGCGTGCGATAAAATGCCAGAGCTGGAATCGTGGGTACGTTCTTTCAGCTACTGGGATGTCTTGCGTCTTATGGATCTCTCGTGGCAGCGGGGCGGACTCCTGCGCGGTGAGCGCGTCTTTAATCGCTTTCGCGAAATCATGCCACTCGATAATTTCAGTCATTGCCAAATGCCGTTCGGCGCAGTGGCAACCAATCTCAGTACGGGCAGAGAGCTCTGGTTCACCGAGGGTGATCTCCACCTTGCCGTGCGCGCGTCGTGCAGTATGCCGGGTTTGATGGCGCCGGTTCCGCATAACGGTTACTGGCTGGTCGATGGGGGGGTCGTCAATCCGGTTCCCATCTCTCTGACGCGGGCGATGGGCGCAGATATCGTGATTGCCGTGGATTTACAGCATGACGCCCATCTGATGCAGCAAGATTTAATGCCCATAAATGTGCAGAGCGAAGAGCCGGATATCGATAAACTGGTCTGGCATGAGCGCCTGCGCGAGCGCTTAGGGCGAATGGCCGCACGTAAGACTGTCTCGGCGCCGACGGCTATGGAGATAATGACGACGTCAATCCAGGTGCTTGAAAATCGACTGAAGCGAAATCGCATGGCGGGCGATCCGCCGGACATTCTGATCCAGCCGTTCTGTCCGCAAATTTCCACGCTCGATTTTCATCGCGCCGACGCTGCCATCGCCGCCGGTGCGTTAGCCGTCGAAAAGAAAATAGATGAGTTGCTACCTTTGGTGCGCACAGCCGTGTGA
- the ychJ gene encoding protein YchJ: MTQLCPCGSALEYSLCCQRYLSGDQLAPDPSHLMRSRYTAFVIKDADYLIKTWHPSCQAADFRQEIVSGFANTQWQGLTIYETSMDQTAKEGFVSFVARFIEHDKPGAIIERSRFILEGGQWYYIDGTRPQFSRNDACPCGSGKKFKKCCGQ; encoded by the coding sequence GTGACTCAACTCTGTCCCTGTGGTAGCGCCCTCGAGTATAGCCTATGTTGCCAGCGATATCTTTCTGGCGACCAGCTTGCTCCGGACCCGTCACACCTTATGCGCTCCAGATACACAGCTTTTGTGATCAAAGACGCAGACTATCTGATCAAAACCTGGCATCCGTCCTGCCAGGCCGCTGATTTTCGCCAGGAGATCGTTTCGGGATTCGCCAACACGCAATGGCAGGGTCTCACGATTTACGAAACATCAATGGATCAAACAGCGAAAGAAGGTTTTGTCAGTTTTGTCGCCCGTTTCATTGAACATGACAAACCGGGTGCCATCATTGAACGCTCGCGGTTCATTCTTGAGGGCGGACAATGGTACTATATTGATGGTACTCGTCCGCAATTTAGTCGTAATGACGCCTGCCCTTGCGGCTCAGGTAAAAAATTTAAAAAGTGTTGCGGGCAATAA
- the purU gene encoding formyltetrahydrofolate deformylase, with translation MQSLQRKVLRTICPDQKGLIARITNICYKHELNIVQNNEFVDHRTGRFFMRTELEGIFNDTTLLADLDGALPEGSVRELTPSGRRRVVILVTKEAHCLGDLLMKANYGGLDVEIAAVIGNHDTLRTLVERFDIPFELVSHEGHTREEHDDLMAQAIEAHDPDYVVLAKYMRVLTPSFVSRFPNKIINIHHSFLPAFIGARPYHQAYERGVKIVGATAHYVNDNLDEGPIIMQDVIHVDHTYTAEDMMRAGRDVEKNVLSRALYQVLAQRVFVYGNRTIIL, from the coding sequence ATGCAATCACTACAACGCAAAGTACTGCGTACCATTTGCCCTGATCAGAAGGGTTTAATCGCTCGTATCACCAACATTTGCTATAAGCACGAATTAAACATCGTGCAGAACAATGAGTTTGTTGATCACCGCACCGGCCGCTTCTTTATGCGCACCGAGCTGGAAGGGATCTTCAACGACACGACCCTGCTCGCCGACCTTGATGGCGCATTGCCAGAAGGTTCTGTTCGCGAGCTGACCCCTTCCGGGCGTCGTCGGGTCGTGATTCTCGTTACCAAAGAAGCGCATTGCCTGGGCGATCTGTTAATGAAAGCCAACTACGGTGGTCTTGACGTGGAGATTGCAGCGGTCATCGGCAATCACGATACGCTGCGCACGCTGGTTGAGCGTTTTGATATTCCTTTCGAGCTGGTGAGCCATGAAGGCCACACGCGAGAAGAACACGACGATCTAATGGCTCAGGCTATTGAAGCGCACGATCCGGATTACGTGGTGCTGGCGAAATACATGCGCGTCCTGACGCCGTCGTTTGTCTCTCGTTTTCCGAACAAAATTATCAACATTCATCACTCATTCTTGCCTGCCTTTATTGGTGCGCGCCCTTATCACCAGGCGTACGAGCGTGGCGTGAAGATCGTGGGTGCCACCGCCCACTACGTCAATGACAATCTGGATGAAGGTCCAATCATCATGCAGGACGTCATTCACGTGGATCATACCTACACGGCGGAAGATATGATGCGTGCAGGTCGCGACGTAGAGAAGAACGTGTTGAGTCGTGCGCTCTATCAGGTGCTGGCGCAGCGCGTCTTTGTTTACGGCAACAGAACGATTATTCTTTAA
- the narI gene encoding respiratory nitrate reductase subunit gamma, whose protein sequence is MQFLNMFFFDIYPYIAGTVFLVGSWLRYDYGQYTWRAGSSQMLDRKGMNLASNLFHIGILGVIAGHAFGMLTPHWMYEAWLPLEVKQKMAMFGGGAAGLMCLVGGLLLLKRRLFSPRIRATTTAADILVMSVLVIQCTLGLLTIPFSAQHMDGSEMMKLVGWAQSVVTFHGGASAHLDGVAFIFRMHLVLGMTLFVLFPFSRLVHIWSVPVEYLTRKYQIVRARR, encoded by the coding sequence ATGCAATTCCTGAATATGTTCTTCTTCGATATCTATCCGTATATCGCGGGTACGGTGTTTCTGGTCGGGAGCTGGCTGCGTTACGACTACGGTCAATATACCTGGCGCGCGGGCTCCAGTCAGATGCTGGATCGCAAAGGGATGAACCTGGCGTCCAATCTGTTCCACATTGGTATTCTCGGCGTGATCGCCGGTCATGCCTTTGGGATGCTGACGCCACACTGGATGTATGAAGCATGGCTGCCGCTGGAAGTGAAACAGAAGATGGCAATGTTCGGCGGCGGTGCTGCGGGCTTGATGTGCCTGGTTGGCGGCCTGCTGCTGCTGAAACGCCGCCTCTTTAGTCCTCGCATTCGCGCGACGACGACCGCGGCAGATATTCTGGTGATGTCGGTGCTGGTTATCCAGTGTACGTTGGGTCTGCTGACCATTCCGTTCTCTGCACAACATATGGACGGCAGTGAAATGATGAAACTGGTTGGCTGGGCGCAGTCTGTCGTGACCTTCCACGGTGGCGCATCCGCACACCTCGACGGCGTGGCGTTTATTTTCCGCATGCACCTGGTGCTGGGTATGACGCTGTTCGTGTTGTTCCCGTTCTCACGCCTGGTTCACATCTGGAGTGTGCCGGTCGAATATCTGACACGTAAATATCAGATTGTGCGCGCGCGTCGCTAA
- the narJ_2 gene encoding respiratory nitrate reductase chaperone NarJ, producing the protein MIELVIVSRLLEYPDAALQEHQQELFDALASSETLDKEDAQNLGVFLRDLLAQDLLDAQSDYSQLFDRGRATSLLLFEHVHGESRDRGQAMVDLMAQYEEHGLQIDSRELPDHLPLYLEYLAQLPQAEALGGLQDIAPILALLSARLQQRESRYAVLFDLLVKLANTAIDSEKVAEKIADEARDDTPQALDAVWEEEQVKFFADQNCGESEISNHQRRFAGAVAPQYLNISNGGQQ; encoded by the coding sequence ATGATTGAACTCGTCATTGTTTCGCGTCTGCTTGAGTACCCTGATGCAGCCCTGCAGGAGCATCAGCAGGAACTCTTTGATGCACTCGCGTCATCGGAAACCCTGGATAAAGAGGATGCCCAGAACCTGGGCGTTTTCCTGCGCGATTTGCTCGCGCAGGATCTTCTCGATGCGCAGTCTGATTACAGTCAGCTGTTCGATCGTGGCCGCGCCACGTCGCTGCTGTTGTTCGAGCATGTTCACGGTGAATCCCGCGACCGTGGTCAGGCAATGGTTGATCTGATGGCCCAGTATGAGGAGCATGGTCTGCAGATCGACAGTCGCGAACTGCCGGACCATCTGCCGCTGTATCTGGAATATCTGGCGCAGTTGCCGCAGGCAGAGGCGCTGGGCGGTTTACAGGATATCGCCCCGATTCTGGCGTTGCTCAGCGCGCGCCTGCAACAGCGTGAAAGTCGCTATGCGGTGCTGTTTGATCTGCTGGTAAAACTGGCTAATACGGCTATCGACAGCGAAAAAGTGGCGGAGAAAATCGCGGATGAAGCGCGCGATGATACCCCTCAGGCCCTGGATGCAGTATGGGAAGAAGAGCAGGTGAAATTCTTTGCTGACCAGAATTGCGGTGAGTCGGAAATCTCGAATCATCAGCGCCGTTTTGCCGGAGCTGTTGCCCCGCAATATTTGAATATCTCTAACGGAGGACAGCAATAA
- the narH gene encoding nitrate reductase subunit beta: MKIRSQVGMVLNLDKCIGCHTCSVTCKNVWTSREGTEYAWFNNVETKPGTGYPTDWENQEKWKGGWIRKINGKLVPRMGNKALLLGKIFANPHLPGIDDYYEPFDFDYQNLHNAAEGKHQPIARPRSLITGQRMAKIEKGPNWEDDLGGEFEKLSKDQNFENMQKAMYGQFENTFMMYLPRLCEHCLNPACVATCPSGAIYKREEDGIVLIDQDKCRGWRMCITGCPYKKIYFNWKSGKSEKCIFCYPRIEAGMPTVCSESCVGRIRYLGVLLYDADAIENAASTEHEKDLYQRQLDVFLDPNDPKVIAQALEDGIPQSVIDAAQKSPVYKMAMDWKLALPLHPEYRTLPMVWYVPPLSPIQSAADAGELGSNGILPDVESLRIPVQYLANLLTAGDTQPVLLALKRMLAMRHFKRAETVDGVIDTSALEEVGLSEAQAQEMYRYLAIANYEDRFVVPSSHRELAREAFPEKSGCGFTFGDGCHGSDTKFNLFNSRRIDAMDVTSKTEPHQ, encoded by the coding sequence ATGAAAATTCGTTCACAAGTCGGCATGGTGCTGAACCTCGATAAATGCATCGGCTGTCATACCTGCTCAGTCACCTGTAAAAACGTCTGGACCAGCCGCGAAGGGACGGAGTACGCCTGGTTCAACAACGTTGAGACCAAACCGGGTACAGGCTACCCGACCGACTGGGAAAACCAGGAAAAATGGAAGGGCGGCTGGATCCGCAAAATCAACGGCAAACTGGTGCCGCGCATGGGTAACAAAGCGCTGCTGCTGGGTAAAATCTTCGCCAACCCGCATCTGCCGGGCATCGATGATTACTACGAACCGTTTGATTTTGACTACCAGAATCTGCATAACGCCGCAGAAGGCAAGCATCAGCCGATTGCCCGTCCGCGCTCGCTGATCACCGGCCAGCGTATGGCGAAGATCGAAAAAGGCCCAAACTGGGAAGACGATCTGGGCGGCGAGTTTGAAAAGCTGTCGAAAGATCAGAACTTCGAAAACATGCAGAAGGCGATGTACGGCCAGTTCGAAAACACCTTCATGATGTATCTGCCGCGTCTGTGCGAACACTGCCTGAACCCGGCGTGTGTGGCGACGTGCCCGAGCGGCGCTATCTATAAGCGTGAAGAAGATGGCATCGTGCTGATCGACCAGGACAAATGCCGCGGTTGGCGTATGTGCATCACCGGCTGCCCGTACAAAAAAATCTATTTCAACTGGAAGAGCGGCAAATCTGAGAAGTGCATTTTCTGCTATCCGCGTATCGAAGCGGGTATGCCGACCGTTTGCTCAGAAAGCTGCGTGGGCCGTATTCGTTACCTTGGCGTGCTGCTGTATGACGCAGACGCGATTGAGAACGCGGCAAGCACCGAGCATGAAAAAGATCTGTATCAGCGCCAACTGGACGTGTTCCTCGATCCGAACGATCCGAAAGTGATCGCTCAGGCGCTGGAAGACGGTATTCCGCAAAGTGTGATCGACGCGGCGCAGAAATCGCCGGTGTACAAAATGGCGATGGACTGGAAGCTGGCTCTGCCATTGCACCCTGAGTATCGCACGCTGCCGATGGTCTGGTATGTGCCGCCTTTGTCTCCGATTCAGTCTGCGGCTGATGCGGGTGAACTGGGGAGCAACGGGATCCTGCCGGATGTTGAAAGCCTGCGTATTCCGGTGCAATACCTCGCCAATCTGCTGACGGCAGGCGATACCCAGCCGGTACTGTTGGCGCTGAAACGCATGCTGGCGATGCGTCACTTCAAACGTGCCGAAACGGTGGATGGCGTGATTGATACCAGCGCGCTGGAAGAGGTGGGTCTGAGCGAAGCACAGGCGCAGGAAATGTACCGCTATCTGGCGATTGCTAACTACGAAGATCGTTTCGTGGTCCCGAGCAGTCACCGTGAGCTGGCGCGTGAAGCCTTCCCGGAAAAAAGCGGCTGTGGATTTACCTTCGGCGACGGTTGCCACGGTTCAGACACCAAATTCAACCTGTTCAACAGCCGTCGTATTGATGCGATGGATGTGACCAGCAAAACGGAGCCGCACCAATGA
- the narG_1 gene encoding respiratory nitrate reductase subunit alpha apoprotein yields MFHARRSPRIAREFAENADKTHGRSMIIVGAGLNHWYHLDMNYRGLINMLVFCGCIGQSGGGWAHYVGQEKLRPQTGWQPLAFGLDWQRPARHMNSTSYFYNHSSQWRYETVTAQELLSPMADKSRYTGHLIDFNVRAERMGWLPSAPQLGTNPLRIAEEAKKAGMSPVDYTVKSLKDGSIRFAAEEPENGKNHPRNLFIWRSNLLGSSGKGHEYMLKYLLGTDHGIQGKDLGKQGGVKPEEVEWKDNGLDGKLDLVVTLDFRLSSTCLYSDIVLPTATWYEKDDMNTSDMHPFIHPLSAAVDPAWDSKSDWDIYKDIAKKFSEVCVGHLGVETDVVTLPIQHDSAAELAQPLDVKDWKKGECDLIPGKTAPHIIPVERDYPATYERFTSIGPLMDKIGNGGKGIAWNTQTEMDLLRKLNYTKADGPAKGQPMLNTAIDAAEMILTLAPETNGQVAVKAWAALSEFTGRDHTHLALNKEDEKIRFRDIQAQPRKIISSPTWSGLEDEHVSYNAGYTNVHELIPWRTLTGRQSLYQDHQWMRDFGESLLVYRPPIDTRSVAAVMGAKSNGYPEKALNFLTPHQKWGIHSTYSDNLLMLTLGRGGPIVWMSDVDAKELGIVDNDWIEVFNSNGALTARAVVSQRVPAGMTMMYHAQERIVNLPGSEITQQRGGIHNSVTRITPKPTHMIGGYAQLAYSFNYYGTVGSNRDEFVVVRKMKNIDWLDGEGNDQVQESVK; encoded by the coding sequence GTGTTCCACGCACGCAGATCACCCCGCATCGCGCGTGAGTTTGCCGAAAACGCCGATAAGACTCACGGCCGCTCAATGATTATTGTGGGTGCCGGTCTGAACCACTGGTATCACCTCGATATGAACTATCGCGGTCTGATCAATATGCTGGTGTTCTGCGGCTGTATCGGTCAGAGCGGCGGCGGCTGGGCGCACTATGTAGGCCAGGAAAAACTGCGTCCGCAGACCGGCTGGCAGCCCCTGGCGTTTGGCCTTGACTGGCAGCGTCCGGCGCGCCACATGAACAGCACCTCGTACTTCTATAACCACTCCAGCCAGTGGCGTTACGAAACCGTCACAGCGCAGGAACTGCTGTCGCCGATGGCGGATAAATCGCGCTACACCGGTCATCTGATCGACTTTAACGTGCGTGCCGAACGCATGGGCTGGCTGCCGTCTGCGCCACAGCTGGGAACTAACCCGCTGCGCATTGCGGAAGAAGCGAAAAAAGCGGGCATGTCGCCGGTGGATTACACCGTCAAATCGCTGAAGGACGGCTCGATTCGTTTTGCGGCTGAAGAGCCAGAAAACGGTAAAAACCATCCGCGTAACCTGTTCATCTGGCGCTCGAACCTGCTGGGATCGTCCGGTAAAGGCCATGAGTACATGCTGAAGTATCTGCTCGGTACCGATCACGGTATTCAGGGCAAAGACCTCGGTAAACAGGGCGGCGTGAAGCCAGAAGAAGTCGAGTGGAAAGACAATGGTCTCGACGGCAAGCTGGATCTGGTGGTGACGCTGGACTTCCGTCTATCCAGTACCTGCCTGTACTCCGATATCGTGCTGCCAACCGCGACCTGGTATGAGAAAGACGACATGAATACCTCGGATATGCATCCGTTTATTCACCCGTTGTCTGCCGCAGTTGACCCGGCATGGGATTCGAAAAGTGACTGGGATATCTATAAAGATATCGCGAAGAAATTCTCTGAAGTGTGTGTCGGCCATCTGGGCGTGGAAACAGATGTTGTGACGCTGCCCATCCAGCACGATTCTGCCGCCGAACTGGCGCAGCCGCTCGACGTTAAGGACTGGAAAAAAGGTGAATGCGACCTGATTCCTGGCAAAACTGCACCGCACATTATTCCGGTTGAACGTGATTATCCGGCGACCTACGAACGCTTTACCTCCATCGGTCCGCTGATGGATAAGATCGGTAACGGCGGGAAAGGGATCGCCTGGAATACCCAGACTGAAATGGATCTGCTGCGTAAACTCAATTACACCAAAGCGGACGGCCCAGCCAAAGGTCAGCCGATGCTGAACACGGCGATTGATGCAGCAGAAATGATCCTGACGCTGGCACCTGAAACAAACGGCCAGGTGGCGGTGAAAGCCTGGGCTGCATTGAGTGAGTTTACCGGTCGTGACCATACCCATCTGGCGCTGAATAAAGAAGACGAGAAAATTCGCTTCCGCGATATCCAGGCGCAACCGCGCAAAATCATCTCCAGCCCGACGTGGTCAGGCCTGGAAGATGAGCATGTGTCCTATAACGCCGGTTATACCAACGTTCACGAACTGATCCCATGGCGTACCCTGACGGGCCGTCAGTCGCTGTATCAGGATCATCAGTGGATGCGCGACTTTGGTGAAAGCCTGCTGGTTTACCGTCCGCCGATTGACACCCGTTCGGTAGCTGCAGTCATGGGCGCGAAATCCAACGGTTATCCGGAAAAAGCGCTGAACTTCCTGACGCCGCACCAGAAATGGGGCATTCACTCCACGTACAGCGACAACCTGTTGATGCTGACGCTGGGGCGTGGTGGTCCGATTGTGTGGATGAGCGACGTGGACGCGAAAGAACTGGGGATTGTGGATAACGACTGGATCGAAGTGTTCAACAGCAACGGTGCGTTGACCGCGCGTGCTGTTGTCAGCCAGCGTGTGCCGGCCGGGATGACCATGATGTATCACGCCCAGGAACGTATCGTGAACCTGCCAGGTTCTGAAATTACCCAGCAGCGCGGCGGCATTCATAACTCGGTAACGCGTATCACGCCTAAACCGACCCATATGATCGGCGGCTATGCGCAGTTGGCGTACAGCTTTAACTACTACGGCACCGTCGGCTCGAATCGCGATGAGTTTGTAGTGGTGCGTAAAATGAAAAATATTGACTGGTTAGACGGTGAAGGTAATGACCAGGTACAGGAGAGCGTAAAATGA
- the narG_2 gene encoding respiratory nitrate reductase subunit alpha apoprotein: protein MALAMGHVMLREFHLDNPSQYFTDYVRRYTDMPMLVMLEERDGYYAAGRMLRAADLVDALGQQNNPEWKTVACNNDGDLVAPNGSIGFRWGEKGKWNLEQRNATTDEETDLRLSMLGSQDDIAEVGFPYFGGDGTEHFNKVALENILLHKLPVKRLQLADGSTALVTTVYDLTLANYGLERGLNDENCATSYDEIKAYTPAWAEQITGVPRTQITPHRA, encoded by the coding sequence ATGGCGCTGGCGATGGGCCACGTCATGCTGCGTGAGTTCCACCTCGATAACCCAAGCCAGTACTTTACCGACTACGTGCGTCGCTATACCGACATGCCAATGCTGGTGATGCTCGAAGAGCGCGACGGCTACTATGCCGCCGGTCGTATGCTGCGCGCTGCCGATCTGGTGGATGCGCTGGGCCAGCAAAACAACCCGGAATGGAAAACGGTCGCCTGTAACAACGATGGCGATTTAGTGGCCCCGAATGGTTCTATCGGTTTCCGTTGGGGTGAAAAAGGGAAGTGGAACCTGGAGCAACGCAACGCGACCACCGATGAAGAGACCGATCTGCGTCTGAGCATGCTGGGTAGCCAGGATGATATCGCTGAAGTGGGCTTCCCATACTTTGGTGGCGACGGAACCGAACATTTCAACAAAGTGGCGCTGGAAAATATCCTGCTGCACAAACTGCCGGTTAAGCGTCTGCAACTGGCCGATGGCTCGACTGCGCTGGTCACCACCGTTTACGATCTGACCCTGGCCAACTATGGCCTGGAGCGCGGTCTGAACGATGAAAACTGTGCAACCAGCTACGACGAAATCAAAGCGTACACCCCGGCATGGGCTGAGCAGATCACCGGTGTTCCACGCACGCAGATCACCCCGCATCGCGCGTGA
- the narG_3 gene encoding respiratory nitrate reductase subunit alpha apoprotein, translating into MDRFRYFKQKGETFADGHGQVLETNRDWEDGYRQRWQHDKVVRSTHGVNCTGSCSWKIFVKNGLVTWEMQQTDYPRTRPDMPNHEPRGCPRGASYSWYLYSANRLKYPLMRKRLMKMWREAKIQHSDPVDAWASIIEDADKAKSFKQARGRGGFVRSSWQEVNELIAASNVYTVKTYGPDRVAGFSPIPAMSMVSYASGARYLSLIGGTCLSFYDWYCDLPPASPQTWGEQTDVPESADWYNSSYILAWGSNVPQTRTPDAHFFTEVRYKGTKNRRHYA; encoded by the coding sequence TTGGACCGGTTTCGCTACTTCAAACAGAAGGGCGAAACGTTTGCCGATGGGCACGGCCAGGTTCTGGAGACAAACCGGGACTGGGAAGATGGATACCGTCAACGTTGGCAGCATGACAAAGTCGTTCGTTCTACACACGGTGTAAACTGCACCGGTTCCTGTAGCTGGAAGATCTTCGTCAAGAATGGCTTAGTGACCTGGGAAATGCAGCAGACCGACTATCCGCGTACGCGTCCGGATATGCCAAACCACGAACCGCGCGGTTGTCCTCGCGGCGCAAGCTATTCCTGGTATCTGTACAGCGCTAACCGCCTGAAATACCCATTGATGCGTAAACGCCTGATGAAAATGTGGCGTGAAGCAAAAATTCAGCACAGCGATCCGGTGGATGCCTGGGCCTCTATTATCGAAGACGCCGATAAAGCGAAAAGCTTCAAGCAAGCACGCGGTCGCGGCGGCTTTGTCCGTTCATCCTGGCAGGAAGTGAACGAGCTGATTGCCGCCTCTAACGTCTATACCGTCAAAACTTACGGTCCGGACCGCGTGGCAGGTTTCTCGCCAATCCCGGCGATGTCGATGGTGTCCTACGCCTCCGGCGCACGTTATCTGTCCCTTATTGGCGGGACCTGTCTGAGCTTCTACGACTGGTACTGCGACTTGCCGCCAGCGTCTCCACAGACCTGGGGCGAACAGACGGACGTTCCTGAATCGGCTGACTGGTACAACTCCAGCTACATCCTTGCCTGGGGTTCAAACGTTCCGCAAACCCGTACGCCTGACGCGCACTTCTTTACCGAAGTCCGTTACAAAGGCACCAAAAACCGTCGCCATTACGCCTGA